Proteins encoded by one window of Cloeon dipterum chromosome 4, ieCloDipt1.1, whole genome shotgun sequence:
- the LOC135943928 gene encoding protein argonaute-2-like: protein MGPPQPSFTQAAAPPPQRAHQPPTPRASSQPPMPTGPPPSQTPTPEGTSSVLATWQFPARNGKGSCGQRMKVESNHFRIRVQNGALLIIIIYDVDMKLISERDGSLKECHKKYFKRGILAFGHEVWPGRYPAYDGSKLLFSCQPKLINGQETRDVNVRNDDRFNMNGEAETAKLRITVKEVQTVRLKEIGRFFNNKNTVQFPHLAIQAIDVILRNSGMTSLLQVGRSFYHLPRDPIDLGDGFDLWHGVFQSASIGDNMLLLNVDVAHKGFPREQSVRDLVADLGTNNKWNRRQRYNPEREYQYGSRHSGKIDGQLRNYLKGLKVEYKIPHLANSKRVYRVNDVVQAPSRQRFYLDTPNGQKRQVTVAEYYKTEKRYEIRHPHWPCLHVGSKDRNIFVPMELCKVMPKQVSIKKLNEVQTSNMVRAAVTKPKDRKEKIMEAFDSLDLTNSLCLREFDIKVEPQMTQVEGRVLNPPALKYRADYPVRVRNGAWRMDYQFKTVAKEVQKWAILDLSNQKVFKKLSSLKDKFVSTGLNVHLIFKRVDFLRVNCNTANELRNCLEGQEYPYDLLVVIIPDSIGGIDPHAVVKHILEMKKKIITQCLKSETLEKILENNEKNQLIVPNILLKINTKLDGKTHAIHENSRSPCFNDNVMIMGADVTHPPPDSKSVPSIAAVTASHDKEDVFKFSMQWRLQPPGIEIILDMEDVVLKHLKFFAAKNGGTYPSRIIYYRDGVGDSQFETVLRAELTAIRRAAMKIGLTYMPRITFLVVQKRHHTRFFPKEGDSMADRNGNVPAGFVVDNTITHPRDMDFYLVSHQSIQGTSRPTKYKMLYDDANMNEDEVEQLTFNLCHLYARCNRSVSYPAPTYYAHHAATRAKEYYTEAKLTIDVKDEKALKDESVKLNDLMSSFTKDHPMFFI, encoded by the exons ATGGGCCCGCCGCAGCCCAGTTTCACACAGGCAGCGGCGCCGCCTCCACAGAGGGCCCACCAGCCTCCAACGCCGAGGGCCAGCAGCCAGCCCCCGATGCCCACCGGGCCACCTCCCAGCCAGACGCCGACGCCCGAGGGCACCAGCAG tgtttTGGCAACATGGCAGTTTCCAGCTCGCAATGGAAAAGGAAGTTGCGGCCAAAGAATGAAAGTGGAATCCAATCATTTTCGAATCAGGGTCCAGAACGGCGCGTTGCTCATCATTATAATATACGACGTGGACATGAAATTAATCAGCGAAAGGGACGGCTCGCTGAAGGAATGTcacaaaaaatacttcaa GCGTGGAATTCTAGCATTTGGCCATGAGGTGTGGCCCGGAAGGTATCCTGCGTACGACGGCAGCAAGCTTCTCTTCAGCTGCCaaccaaaattgattaatggaCAG GAAACACGAGACGTGAATGTGCGAAATGACGATCGTTTCAATATGAATGGTGAAGCTGAAACTGCCAAACTGCGGATCACAGTGAAAGAGGTGCAAACGGTCCGTCTCAAAGAAATTGGCAGGtttttcaacaacaaaaacacgGTTCAGTTCCCCCACCTGGCCATCCAGGCCATCGACGTCATCCTGCGCAACTCCGGCATGACCAG TCTGCTTCAAGTCGGCCGCAGTTTTTATCACCTACCTCGCGACCCAATTGACCTGGGTGACGGGTTTGATCTGTGGCACGGTGTCTTCCAAAGTGCCTCAATTGGCGACAACATGCTCCTACTTAATGTCGAcg TTGCCCACAAAGGCTTCCCACGTGAACAGTCGGTACGCGACCTGGTAGCCGATCTGGGAACAAATAATAAGTGGAACCGAAGGCAGCGTTACAACCCTGAGAGAGAATACCAATATGGCTCCAGACACAGCGGGAAAATAGACGGGCAGCTACGCAACTATCTCAAAG gTCTGAAGGTTGAGTACAAGATCCCGCACTTGGCCAACTCGAAGAGAGTTTATCGGGTGAATGACGTTGTCCAAGCTCCTTCACGCCAAAG GTTTTACCTAGATACTCCAAATGGGCAGAAAAGACAGGTTACGGTAGCCGAGTActataaaactgaaaaaaggTACGAGATCCGGCATCCCCATTGGCCCTGTCTGCACGTAGGAAGCAAGGACAGGAACATCTTTGTGCCCATGGAG TTGTGCAAAGTTATGCCGAAGCAAgtctcaataaaaaaactgaatgaGGTGCAGACAAGCAATATGGTCAGAGCGGCGGTCACCAAGCCTAAAGATCGCAAAGAGAAGATCATGGAAGCC TTTGACAGCCTGGATTTGACGAACAGCCTGTGTTTGCGCGAATTCGATATCAAAGTGGAGCCACAGATGACCCAGGTTGAAGGCAGGGTGCTAAACCCACCCGCCCTAAAGTACAGAGCCGACTATCCTGTCAGGGTGAGGAACGGCGCGTGGCGGATGGACTACCAGTTCAAGACGGTTGCCAAGGAAGTGCAGAAATGGGCCATCCTCGACCTCAGCAAccaaaaagtttttaaaaagttatc ATCACTAAAAGATAAGTTTGTTTCGACTGGTTTGAACGtccatttgattttcaaaagagTGGATTTCTTGAGGGTAAACTGCAACACAGCGAATGAACTGAGAAATTGCCTTGAAGGTCAAGAATATCCTTATGACCTTCTTGTCGTCATCATTCCTGATAGTATTGGTGGAATAGATCCGCACG CTGTGGTGAAGCACATTCTTGAGATGAAGAAGAAAATCATAACGCAGTGTTTGAAGTccgaaacgttggaaaagatatTAGAAAACAATGAAAAGAACCAGTTAATCGTGCCGAATATCCTGCTGAAAATCAATACTAAACTTGACGGCAAGACCCACGCCATTCATGAAAACAGCAG GTCTCCCTGTTTCAATGACAACGTGATGATCATGGGAGCTGACGTCACGCACCCTCCTCCAGACAGCAAGTCGGTACCTTCTATTGCAGCt GTGACTGCGAGCCATGACAAGGAGGACGTGTTCAAGTTCAGCATGCAGTGGCGGCTGCAGCCTCCAGGCATAGAGATAATTCTGGATATGGAGGACGTCGTGTTGAAACACCTCAAGTTCTTCGCAGCCAAGAACGGTGGGACCTACCCCAGTCGCATCATCTACTACAGAGACGGCGTCGGCGACAGCCAGTTCGAAACA GTTCTTCGCGCTGAACTTACAGCCATTCGTAGGGCGGCAATGAAGATTGGGCTGACTTACATGCCAAGAATCACCTTCCTCGTGGTTCAGAAGCGGCACCACACCAGGTTCTTTCCTAAGGAAGGTGACTCGATGGCTGATAGGAATGGAAACGTGCCTGCTGGTTTCGTGGTGGACAACACCATCACGCACCCGAGGGACATGGACTTCTACCTCGTCAGCCACCAGAGCATCCAG gGCACATCTCGGCCGACCAAGTACAAGATGCTGTACGACGACGCCAACATGAATGAGGACGAGGTGGAGCAGCTCACCTTTAACCTGTGCCACCTGTATGCGAGGTGCAACCGCAGCGTGTCCTACCCAGCGCCAACCTACTATGCCCACCACGCCGCAACCCGCGCCAAAGAATACTACACGGAGGC GAAGCTTACCATTGACGTGAAGGATGAGAAGGCTTTGAAGGATGAGAGCGTAAAGTTGAATGACTTAATGAGCAGTTTCACCAAGGACCATCCCATGTTCTTTATTTAG
- the LOC135941892 gene encoding cleavage and polyadenylation specificity factor subunit 6-like isoform X3 translates to MADDNIDLYADDIDQDFSQDFGADGVDLYDDVIAAPSSNLEDNEENAQPPPTNNGSGPHNSPPMEKYQSSGGMRGDRDGGRRHQLYVGNLTWWTTDQDIANAVSDLGVKDFLEVKFFENRANGQSKGFCIISLGSDQSSRVCMSRLGDKELHGQKPVVTYPTKAALNQFQFEAQSKTRPAPQMSQQRGGMQQGGGPRNFNRGPIGGPGNQGPPPGPSRSHSMGFPPMQPFQIPPPGGPPRGPPPGQMHPNDPRGPPPRGDWSRPPGPGFPPHQPPPMQGPPPGQGPPMRGPPPGMMQPLGPPPGQMPAPHVNPAFFPPGAVPPHQAPPPHPGGPHGPPHGPPHAAPQGYGPPPSQPWPRYGPPTGVDGGAGISEAEFEEIMGRNRSVSSTAISRAVSDAAAGDYASAIETLVTAISLIKQSKVANDDRCKILISSLQDTLHGIEAKSYGSGRRERSRSRDRSHRRRRERSRSRERDYRERSRERDRDRYYADYPRERSRSREREYRERSREDSSSRTTVRPRLKSTEPAEDPALMNSKSRYK, encoded by the exons ATGGCGGACGACAACATTGATCTGTATGCGGATGATATTGACCAGGACTTTTCTCAG GATTTCGGAGCCGATGGAGTCGATTTGTACGATGATGTGATTGCCGCTCCATCGTCCAACCTCGAGGACAACGAAGAAAATGCACAGCCACCACCAACAAACAACGGCAGCGGGCCGCACAACTCGCCCCCGATGGAAAAATACCAGTCCTCGGGAGGGATGCGAGGAGACAGAGATGGTGGCAGACGGCACCAACTCTACGTCGGCAACCTCACCTGG TGGACCACCGACCAGGACATAGCTAACGCCGTCAGCGACCTCGGCGTGAAGGACTTTCTCGAGGTCAAGTTCTTCGAAAACCGAGCTAATGGTCAATCGAAAGGATTCTGCATCATCTCGCTCGGTTCAGATCAAAGCTCGCGGGTGTGCATGTCCCGCTTGGGCGACAAGGAGCTGCACGGCCAGAAGCCCGTCGTCACCTACCCAACCAAAGCTGCCCTGAACCAg TTCCAATTCGAGGCTCAGTCAAAGACGAGGCCCGCCCCCCAGATGTCCCAGCAGCGCGGAGGCATGCAGCAAGGAGGAGGCCCAAGAAACTTCAACAGAGGCCCAATTGGTGGGCCTGGAAACCAGGGACCTCCACCTGGACCATCCAGATCTCACAGCATG ggTTTCCCCCCGATGCAGCCATTCCAAATTCCGCCTCCAGGGGGCCCGCCGCGGGGCCCGCCTCCAGGCCAAATGCATCCGAACGACCCCCGTGGGCCGCCTCCAAGAGGGGACTGGAGCCGACCCCCCGGCCCAGGCTTCCCGCCCCACCAGCCGCCCCCAATGCAGGGTCCGCCTCCAGGCCAAGGGCCCCCGATGCGTGGACCTCCCCCAGGCATGATGCAGCCTCTGGGGCCGCCTCCGGGCCAGATGCCGGCGCCGCACGTCAACCCCGCGTTCTTCCCTCCGGGGGCAGTTCCTCCGCACCAGGCGCCGCCGCCACACCCTGGCGGACCTCACGGACCCCCACACGGCCCACCCCACGCTGCACCTCAGGGCTATGGACCACCACCATCACAACCCTGGCCCAGG TATGGGCCACCGACAGGCGTTGACGGAGGGGCTGGCATCAGTGAAGCAGAATTCGAGGAGATAATGGGTCGCAACCGGTCCGTCTCGAGCACCGCCATCAGCAGGGCCGTTTCAGACGCCGCGGCCGGTGATTACGCCAGCGCCATCGAGACGCTGGTCACGGCCATCTCGCTGATCAAGCAATCCAAGGTGGCCAACGACGACCGCTGCAAGATTCTGATCAGCAGTCTACAGGACACGCTGCACGGAATCGAGGCCAAGAGCTACGGATCTGGACGAAGAG AGCGATCAAGGTCCAGGGATAGGTCACACAGGCGCAGACGCGAAAGGTCCCGCAGTCGTGAAAGAGATTACAGAGAGAGGAGCAGAGAGAGGGACAGAGATAG ATATTATGCTGATTATCCAAGGGAGCGGTCTCGAAGCAGGGAAAGAGAGTACCGCGAAAGAAGTAGAGAGGACAG CTCATCTCGAACAACAGTGCGTCCACGGCTGAAGTCGACCGAGCCTGCCGAAGACCCCGCGCTGATGAATTCCAAATCCAG GTACAAATGA
- the LOC135941892 gene encoding cleavage and polyadenylation specificity factor subunit 6-like isoform X1, with protein sequence MADDNIDLYADDIDQDFSQDFGADGVDLYDDVIAAPSSNLEDNEENAQPPPTNNGSGPHNSPPMEKYQSSGGMRGDRDGGRRHQLYVGNLTWWTTDQDIANAVSDLGVKDFLEVKFFENRANGQSKGFCIISLGSDQSSRVCMSRLGDKELHGQKPVVTYPTKAALNQFQFEAQSKTRPAPQMSQQRGGMQQGGGPRNFNRGPIGGPGNQGPPPGPSRSHSMGFPPMQPFQIPPPGGPPRGPPPGQMHPNDPRGPPPRGDWSRPPGPGFPPHQPPPMQGPPPGQGPPMRGPPPGMMQPLGPPPGQMPAPHVNPAFFPPGAVPPHQAPPPHPGGPHGPPHGPPHAAPQGYGPPPSQPWPRYGPPTGVDGGAGISEAEFEEIMGRNRSVSSTAISRAVSDAAAGDYASAIETLVTAISLIKQSKVANDDRCKILISSLQDTLHGIEAKSYGSGRRERSRSRDRSHRRRRERSRSRERDYRERSRERDRDRYYADYPRERSRSREREYRERSREDSSSRTTVRPRLKSTEPAEDPALMNSKSSSRYYDERYRERERDARREPERERERREERETTHRSRH encoded by the exons ATGGCGGACGACAACATTGATCTGTATGCGGATGATATTGACCAGGACTTTTCTCAG GATTTCGGAGCCGATGGAGTCGATTTGTACGATGATGTGATTGCCGCTCCATCGTCCAACCTCGAGGACAACGAAGAAAATGCACAGCCACCACCAACAAACAACGGCAGCGGGCCGCACAACTCGCCCCCGATGGAAAAATACCAGTCCTCGGGAGGGATGCGAGGAGACAGAGATGGTGGCAGACGGCACCAACTCTACGTCGGCAACCTCACCTGG TGGACCACCGACCAGGACATAGCTAACGCCGTCAGCGACCTCGGCGTGAAGGACTTTCTCGAGGTCAAGTTCTTCGAAAACCGAGCTAATGGTCAATCGAAAGGATTCTGCATCATCTCGCTCGGTTCAGATCAAAGCTCGCGGGTGTGCATGTCCCGCTTGGGCGACAAGGAGCTGCACGGCCAGAAGCCCGTCGTCACCTACCCAACCAAAGCTGCCCTGAACCAg TTCCAATTCGAGGCTCAGTCAAAGACGAGGCCCGCCCCCCAGATGTCCCAGCAGCGCGGAGGCATGCAGCAAGGAGGAGGCCCAAGAAACTTCAACAGAGGCCCAATTGGTGGGCCTGGAAACCAGGGACCTCCACCTGGACCATCCAGATCTCACAGCATG ggTTTCCCCCCGATGCAGCCATTCCAAATTCCGCCTCCAGGGGGCCCGCCGCGGGGCCCGCCTCCAGGCCAAATGCATCCGAACGACCCCCGTGGGCCGCCTCCAAGAGGGGACTGGAGCCGACCCCCCGGCCCAGGCTTCCCGCCCCACCAGCCGCCCCCAATGCAGGGTCCGCCTCCAGGCCAAGGGCCCCCGATGCGTGGACCTCCCCCAGGCATGATGCAGCCTCTGGGGCCGCCTCCGGGCCAGATGCCGGCGCCGCACGTCAACCCCGCGTTCTTCCCTCCGGGGGCAGTTCCTCCGCACCAGGCGCCGCCGCCACACCCTGGCGGACCTCACGGACCCCCACACGGCCCACCCCACGCTGCACCTCAGGGCTATGGACCACCACCATCACAACCCTGGCCCAGG TATGGGCCACCGACAGGCGTTGACGGAGGGGCTGGCATCAGTGAAGCAGAATTCGAGGAGATAATGGGTCGCAACCGGTCCGTCTCGAGCACCGCCATCAGCAGGGCCGTTTCAGACGCCGCGGCCGGTGATTACGCCAGCGCCATCGAGACGCTGGTCACGGCCATCTCGCTGATCAAGCAATCCAAGGTGGCCAACGACGACCGCTGCAAGATTCTGATCAGCAGTCTACAGGACACGCTGCACGGAATCGAGGCCAAGAGCTACGGATCTGGACGAAGAG AGCGATCAAGGTCCAGGGATAGGTCACACAGGCGCAGACGCGAAAGGTCCCGCAGTCGTGAAAGAGATTACAGAGAGAGGAGCAGAGAGAGGGACAGAGATAG ATATTATGCTGATTATCCAAGGGAGCGGTCTCGAAGCAGGGAAAGAGAGTACCGCGAAAGAAGTAGAGAGGACAG CTCATCTCGAACAACAGTGCGTCCACGGCTGAAGTCGACCGAGCCTGCCGAAGACCCCGCGCTGATGAATTCCAAATCCAG CAGTCGGTACTACGACGAGCGCTACAGGGAACGGGAACGCGACGCACGCCGAGAACCGGAGCGGGAACGAGAGCGACGCGAAGAGCGCGAAACCACCCACCGCTCAAGACACTAA
- the LOC135941892 gene encoding cleavage and polyadenylation specificity factor subunit 6-like isoform X2 — translation MADDNIDLYADDIDQDFSQDFGADGVDLYDDVIAAPSSNLEDNEENAQPPPTNNGSGPHNSPPMEKYQSSGGMRGDRDGGRRHQLYVGNLTWWTTDQDIANAVSDLGVKDFLEVKFFENRANGQSKGFCIISLGSDQSSRVCMSRLGDKELHGQKPVVTYPTKAALNQFQFEAQSKTRPAPQMSQQRGGMQQGGGPRNFNRGPIGGPGNQGPPPGPSRSHSMGFPPMQPFQIPPPGGPPRGPPPGQMHPNDPRGPPPRGDWSRPPGPGFPPHQPPPMQGPPPGQGPPMRGPPPGMMQPLGPPPGQMPAPHVNPAFFPPGAVPPHQAPPPHPGGPHGPPHGPPHAAPQGYGPPPSQPWPRYGPPTGVDGGAGISEAEFEEIMGRNRSVSSTAISRAVSDAAAGDYASAIETLVTAISLIKQSKVANDDRCKILISSLQDTLHGIEAKSYGSGRRERSRSRDRSHRRRRERSRSRERDYRERSRERDRDRYYADYPRERSRSREREYRERSREDSSSRTTVRPRLKSTEPAEDPALMNSKSSRYYDERYRERERDARREPERERERREERETTHRSRH, via the exons ATGGCGGACGACAACATTGATCTGTATGCGGATGATATTGACCAGGACTTTTCTCAG GATTTCGGAGCCGATGGAGTCGATTTGTACGATGATGTGATTGCCGCTCCATCGTCCAACCTCGAGGACAACGAAGAAAATGCACAGCCACCACCAACAAACAACGGCAGCGGGCCGCACAACTCGCCCCCGATGGAAAAATACCAGTCCTCGGGAGGGATGCGAGGAGACAGAGATGGTGGCAGACGGCACCAACTCTACGTCGGCAACCTCACCTGG TGGACCACCGACCAGGACATAGCTAACGCCGTCAGCGACCTCGGCGTGAAGGACTTTCTCGAGGTCAAGTTCTTCGAAAACCGAGCTAATGGTCAATCGAAAGGATTCTGCATCATCTCGCTCGGTTCAGATCAAAGCTCGCGGGTGTGCATGTCCCGCTTGGGCGACAAGGAGCTGCACGGCCAGAAGCCCGTCGTCACCTACCCAACCAAAGCTGCCCTGAACCAg TTCCAATTCGAGGCTCAGTCAAAGACGAGGCCCGCCCCCCAGATGTCCCAGCAGCGCGGAGGCATGCAGCAAGGAGGAGGCCCAAGAAACTTCAACAGAGGCCCAATTGGTGGGCCTGGAAACCAGGGACCTCCACCTGGACCATCCAGATCTCACAGCATG ggTTTCCCCCCGATGCAGCCATTCCAAATTCCGCCTCCAGGGGGCCCGCCGCGGGGCCCGCCTCCAGGCCAAATGCATCCGAACGACCCCCGTGGGCCGCCTCCAAGAGGGGACTGGAGCCGACCCCCCGGCCCAGGCTTCCCGCCCCACCAGCCGCCCCCAATGCAGGGTCCGCCTCCAGGCCAAGGGCCCCCGATGCGTGGACCTCCCCCAGGCATGATGCAGCCTCTGGGGCCGCCTCCGGGCCAGATGCCGGCGCCGCACGTCAACCCCGCGTTCTTCCCTCCGGGGGCAGTTCCTCCGCACCAGGCGCCGCCGCCACACCCTGGCGGACCTCACGGACCCCCACACGGCCCACCCCACGCTGCACCTCAGGGCTATGGACCACCACCATCACAACCCTGGCCCAGG TATGGGCCACCGACAGGCGTTGACGGAGGGGCTGGCATCAGTGAAGCAGAATTCGAGGAGATAATGGGTCGCAACCGGTCCGTCTCGAGCACCGCCATCAGCAGGGCCGTTTCAGACGCCGCGGCCGGTGATTACGCCAGCGCCATCGAGACGCTGGTCACGGCCATCTCGCTGATCAAGCAATCCAAGGTGGCCAACGACGACCGCTGCAAGATTCTGATCAGCAGTCTACAGGACACGCTGCACGGAATCGAGGCCAAGAGCTACGGATCTGGACGAAGAG AGCGATCAAGGTCCAGGGATAGGTCACACAGGCGCAGACGCGAAAGGTCCCGCAGTCGTGAAAGAGATTACAGAGAGAGGAGCAGAGAGAGGGACAGAGATAG ATATTATGCTGATTATCCAAGGGAGCGGTCTCGAAGCAGGGAAAGAGAGTACCGCGAAAGAAGTAGAGAGGACAG CTCATCTCGAACAACAGTGCGTCCACGGCTGAAGTCGACCGAGCCTGCCGAAGACCCCGCGCTGATGAATTCCAAATCCAG TCGGTACTACGACGAGCGCTACAGGGAACGGGAACGCGACGCACGCCGAGAACCGGAGCGGGAACGAGAGCGACGCGAAGAGCGCGAAACCACCCACCGCTCAAGACACTAA
- the UBL3 gene encoding ubiquitin-like protein 3, producing the protein MSPRSIATDKINLRLILVSGKTKEFLFSPSESAGDIAQHVFDNWPEGWAEEAVSKAEILRLIYQGRFLHSNVTLGALGLPLGKTTVMHLVPRENLPEPNSQDQRQKSKGGRSSCCSASCCIL; encoded by the exons ATCAACCTTCGGTTAATCTTGGTCAGTGGTAAGACGAAGGAGTTTCTGTTCAGCCCGAGCGAGTCGGCTGGCGACATCGCTCAGCATGTTTTCGACAACTGGCCCGAAG GTTGGGCCGAGGAAGCCGTGTCCAAGGCGGAGATCCTGCGCCTCATCTACCAGGGCCGCTTCCTGCACAGCAACGTCACCCTCGGCGCGCTGGGCCTGCCGCTCGGCAAGACGACGGTCATGCACCTTGTGCCCAGAGAGAATCTTCCTGAACCAAACTCTCAAG ACCAACGACAGAAGAGCAAGGGCGGCAGGAGCAGTTGTTGTTCGGCCTCGTGCTGCATCCTGTAA